In one window of Leptospira sp. WS92.C1 DNA:
- a CDS encoding SDR family oxidoreductase, whose translation MNRKTVLITGSSSGIGKATAKYFQSKGWNVIATMRSPENEKELNKLPNLLCTKLDVTKPDTIRKAIDEGIKSFGTIDVLINNAGYGLVGPFEGAGKEQIQRQFETNVFGLMEVVRAILPIFRKKKKGSILNVASMGGRITFPLYSLYHSTKWAVEGFSESLQYELEPFGIRVKIIEPGAIATDFIGRSADSTSDQAPKEYKDFTDIVYGNMMKAMNTSTGEQVAKVLFKAANDSSRRLRYAVGMDAKGLLGLRKFVSDGILFGMMRLSLLRSTKSVA comes from the coding sequence ATGAATCGTAAAACTGTATTAATCACGGGAAGTTCCTCTGGAATCGGAAAAGCAACCGCCAAATACTTTCAATCCAAAGGCTGGAACGTAATCGCGACGATGAGAAGTCCAGAAAATGAGAAAGAATTAAACAAACTTCCAAATCTCCTCTGTACAAAACTCGATGTAACAAAACCCGATACGATCCGCAAAGCGATCGACGAAGGAATCAAATCATTCGGAACCATTGACGTTTTGATCAACAACGCAGGTTACGGATTGGTTGGACCTTTTGAAGGAGCAGGCAAGGAACAAATCCAAAGACAATTCGAAACCAACGTTTTCGGATTGATGGAAGTGGTTCGTGCAATTCTCCCTATTTTTCGGAAAAAGAAAAAAGGCTCGATCTTAAACGTCGCGTCGATGGGTGGAAGAATTACTTTCCCTCTTTACAGTTTGTATCATTCCACAAAATGGGCTGTCGAAGGTTTTTCCGAATCCTTACAATACGAACTCGAACCCTTTGGAATCCGGGTAAAGATCATAGAACCGGGTGCGATCGCCACCGATTTTATAGGACGTTCCGCAGATTCGACTTCCGATCAAGCTCCGAAAGAATATAAGGATTTTACGGACATCGTTTACGGCAATATGATGAAAGCAATGAACACAAGCACCGGCGAACAAGTCGCAAAAGTTCTTTTCAAAGCCGCAAACGATTCCTCTAGGCGTTTGAGATATGCGGTCGGAATGGACGCGAAAGGTCTTTTAGGATTGCGTAAATTTGTTTCCGATGGAATTTTATTCGGAATGATGAGACTCTCTTTACTGAGATCCACAAAGTCGGTTGCATAA
- a CDS encoding lytic transglycosylase domain-containing protein: MNFRKMTRFRFRYLLWLLLPLSFQLFLAPLAGALNQKKIQIDEETIEIHAIQFYILGVRPSLSSESLQKLSQVILQESRRLELESCIFRCSDTDKVSLLIGLIHLESKFKSTAHSPKDARGFMQIMPATANWLSKKEGWKINLNDLHKPEVNIHLGVSYLNYLMDLRKGDTTSALLSYNAGPSAVDRWGGVPEYNRIILTNQTRYLEVREKIANSLQ, from the coding sequence GTGAACTTTCGCAAGATGACCCGATTTCGTTTTCGATACCTACTTTGGCTGCTCTTACCCTTGAGTTTCCAACTGTTCCTGGCCCCACTCGCGGGAGCTCTCAATCAAAAAAAGATCCAAATCGACGAGGAAACGATAGAGATCCATGCAATTCAGTTCTACATCCTGGGGGTCCGACCATCTCTTTCATCGGAATCCTTACAAAAGCTATCTCAAGTCATTCTCCAAGAATCCAGAAGATTGGAATTAGAATCCTGTATATTTCGTTGTTCCGACACGGACAAGGTCAGTCTTTTGATCGGGCTCATTCATCTCGAATCGAAATTCAAATCGACGGCGCATTCCCCAAAGGATGCGAGAGGCTTTATGCAGATAATGCCCGCGACAGCAAATTGGCTTTCTAAAAAGGAAGGATGGAAGATCAATCTAAACGACCTTCACAAGCCGGAAGTCAATATTCATTTGGGAGTTTCGTATCTGAATTACCTTATGGATCTCAGAAAAGGCGATACTACAAGTGCGCTTCTTTCCTACAACGCGGGACCGAGTGCGGTAGATCGTTGGGGCGGGGTTCCCGAATACAATCGGATCATTTTAACAAACCAAACTCGTTATCTGGAAGTTCGGGAAAAAATCGCGAACTCTCTTCAATAA
- a CDS encoding M17 family metallopeptidase, which yields MKLDKNQIQISIGKNPSKSFYKLQVLLKDHFPENLKTKFPLQTSSGIFTGENGQIFSDESDKIIYLGLGDSTKVKIRGVAQLFFQFGEKLKKWNGVGLEIHLPKILTTALPTDILVYQLVNSLEQGAFAINVLAKEFKENPQKTGVVSFVLQDAAKAKEAEKGLKRGKVVSRYVNGTRYIAHLPANHFTPEEFVFRSKEIAKDNGLKITVFDEAQLKKEKMGGILAVCEGSDKKAKMIILEYTPANPSTKKKLAIIGKGLTFDSGGISIKPAQDMHEMKYDMCGAAAVIHAIGAIAELGLGVSIIAAIGVAENMPDAAALKPGDVYTAHNGITVEVQNTDAEGRLVLGDVLSYVGKKFKPDYMLDLATLTGAIVITLGHEAAGVMSNSEPLTSLLKEASETSDERIWEMPLWEEYGEDLKSDIADIRNVAGRPGGSLSAAKFLERFVDPGIAWAHIDIAGAASRKKGSGTQIGNGPTGYGVRLLVDFAEKIGRKK from the coding sequence ATGAAATTGGATAAGAATCAGATTCAAATCTCGATCGGAAAAAATCCATCCAAGTCTTTTTATAAATTACAGGTTCTCCTTAAGGATCATTTTCCGGAAAATCTAAAGACAAAATTCCCGCTTCAGACCTCTTCTGGAATCTTTACGGGAGAAAACGGACAAATCTTTTCTGATGAATCCGATAAGATCATTTATTTAGGATTAGGCGATTCTACCAAAGTAAAAATCAGAGGAGTCGCCCAGCTTTTTTTCCAATTCGGAGAAAAACTAAAAAAATGGAACGGAGTGGGATTGGAAATTCACCTTCCAAAAATTCTAACCACCGCTCTTCCTACGGATATTCTTGTGTATCAACTCGTAAACTCTCTCGAACAAGGAGCGTTTGCGATCAACGTTTTGGCAAAAGAATTCAAAGAGAATCCCCAAAAGACAGGCGTTGTTTCCTTTGTTTTGCAAGACGCTGCAAAAGCCAAAGAAGCCGAGAAAGGATTGAAACGCGGAAAAGTGGTAAGTCGTTACGTCAATGGCACACGTTACATCGCCCACCTTCCCGCCAATCACTTTACTCCCGAGGAATTCGTTTTCAGATCCAAAGAGATAGCCAAGGATAACGGACTCAAGATCACCGTCTTTGACGAAGCCCAACTCAAAAAAGAAAAAATGGGTGGAATCCTTGCGGTCTGCGAAGGTTCCGATAAAAAAGCGAAGATGATCATTTTGGAATATACTCCTGCCAATCCGAGCACAAAGAAAAAACTCGCGATCATCGGCAAAGGGCTTACCTTCGATTCCGGGGGAATCAGCATTAAACCGGCTCAGGATATGCACGAAATGAAATACGATATGTGCGGAGCTGCAGCGGTAATCCACGCAATTGGAGCGATCGCCGAACTCGGATTAGGTGTTTCTATCATCGCCGCCATTGGAGTTGCTGAAAATATGCCGGACGCGGCGGCTCTCAAACCCGGCGATGTCTACACGGCTCACAACGGGATCACTGTAGAAGTCCAAAATACGGATGCGGAAGGTCGCCTCGTATTGGGCGACGTCCTTTCCTACGTGGGAAAAAAATTCAAACCCGATTATATGCTGGATCTTGCAACTCTGACCGGAGCGATCGTTATAACTCTTGGACACGAGGCGGCGGGTGTAATGAGCAATTCAGAACCGCTGACTTCTCTTCTCAAAGAAGCTTCCGAAACCTCAGATGAAAGAATTTGGGAAATGCCTCTTTGGGAGGAATATGGCGAAGACCTGAAAAGCGATATCGCCGACATCCGAAACGTGGCAGGAAGGCCCGGAGGATCCCTCTCGGCGGCAAAATTTCTCGAACGATTTGTGGATCCAGGAATCGCCTGGGCACACATTGATATTGCAGGCGCCGCTTCGAGAAAAAAAGGCTCTGGGACCCAGATCGGAAACGGACCTACCGGATACGGAGTGCGTCTGCTCGTAGATTTCGCCGAAAAGATCGGAAGAAAAAAATAA
- a CDS encoding TetR/AcrR family transcriptional regulator, with translation MKVRAVKENDKKVKRDQLIRAAITLFNKSSFEKISMDQIAKKAGVAKGTLYLYFKTKEELFLEIHRMDYEVWFEFFQLYLKSKSPGLAPAELASWITESLRENQRMVRLMSIGSALLEKNVAYESAYRLKDSVRRSVLESSSELSRVFKLKKTEDAVFFLTYLHALIMGLWHHAEPAPIVTKVLNSSPDFALFKIDFFQILESGIHSLLLGFLKDRSD, from the coding sequence ATGAAAGTTCGTGCGGTAAAAGAGAATGATAAAAAGGTCAAACGGGATCAGTTGATTCGGGCCGCAATCACCCTATTTAATAAGTCTTCGTTTGAAAAGATTTCGATGGATCAGATCGCCAAAAAGGCGGGTGTCGCAAAGGGCACTTTGTATCTTTATTTTAAAACCAAGGAAGAGCTCTTCCTCGAAATTCATCGAATGGATTACGAGGTTTGGTTTGAATTTTTTCAGCTTTATTTAAAATCAAAATCTCCCGGTTTGGCTCCGGCTGAACTCGCATCTTGGATTACGGAATCTCTCCGGGAAAATCAACGAATGGTACGTTTGATGTCGATCGGTTCCGCACTTTTGGAAAAGAATGTGGCGTATGAAAGCGCGTATCGATTGAAGGATTCCGTTCGCCGGAGTGTTTTGGAATCTTCTTCTGAATTGTCCCGGGTGTTCAAACTTAAGAAAACCGAAGATGCCGTGTTTTTTTTGACGTATTTGCATGCGCTGATTATGGGTCTTTGGCACCACGCGGAACCGGCTCCAATCGTTACAAAGGTCTTAAATTCCAGTCCAGACTTTGCTCTTTTTAAGATCGATTTTTTTCAGATTTTGGAATCCGGAATTCACTCTTTGCTCTTAGGCTTTTTAAAAGACCGTTCCGACTGA
- the bcp gene encoding thioredoxin-dependent thiol peroxidase translates to MSELKLGSKAPNFTGLNEKGEKVKLSDLAGSKGTVLYFYPKDQTPGCTTEACDFRDNFSRIKKTGFNVVGVSKDSVKSHQKFIEKQSLNFTLISDEDGKICEAYDVWQLKKFMGREFMGIVRSTFLIDSSGKLLKTYPKVSVKGHVDEILSDIKALEKQ, encoded by the coding sequence ATGAGTGAACTGAAATTAGGTTCTAAGGCCCCCAATTTTACAGGGCTCAATGAAAAAGGCGAAAAAGTCAAACTCTCCGACTTAGCCGGATCCAAAGGAACGGTTTTGTATTTTTATCCCAAGGACCAGACTCCCGGTTGTACGACCGAGGCCTGCGATTTCAGAGATAATTTTTCCAGGATCAAAAAAACCGGATTCAACGTGGTCGGAGTTTCGAAAGACAGCGTAAAATCCCATCAGAAATTCATTGAAAAGCAGAGTTTGAACTTCACACTCATCTCGGATGAGGATGGAAAAATCTGCGAAGCATACGACGTCTGGCAGTTAAAAAAATTTATGGGAAGAGAATTTATGGGAATCGTCCGTTCGACCTTCCTGATCGATTCCAGCGGAAAACTTTTAAAAACCTATCCAAAAGTCAGCGTAAAGGGACACGTCGATGAAATTCTCTCCGACATCAAAGCACTGGAGAAACAATGA
- a CDS encoding glycosyl hydrolase family 18 protein codes for MIRGSFQESNVFEETEKKFLASTWSSDIVAMTQNIHLYDEIHPFLYTLEGGRSNTGNIKSVWNPQAQEFYIWALKTISPKTKIIPTIFRWENDFEKISDAIGLGGNTKIRDYHIQQILKEIETYDYDGIDIDYEGMTCEKKESFETFLTLLSGELKKKNKLLSVAIHPKTLAETPSVYECKGLSKSIDVDFYEAYRGQLTHDYEFLGKIADKVKIMAYELHPRKNKFPGPGPQAPSWWIEKILEYSTKRIPIERLYMAIPTYGYDWPLNCDIPSKAVFYSRAQFIKTHWNPKFEEPTDVMKIFKESKKNGDWIFLRPYLYRHEGHTYDDPSLWYTLGGCDRVAFYMNRRSFETKMNLLKKYKIRGFSFWQLIQDNDPEIHEYLKEMLKSENHEGVQSAIKLNRF; via the coding sequence ATCATCCGGGGATCTTTTCAGGAATCGAATGTTTTCGAGGAGACCGAAAAGAAATTTCTCGCATCCACTTGGTCTTCCGATATCGTAGCGATGACTCAAAATATTCATCTGTACGATGAGATTCATCCCTTTCTTTATACTCTCGAAGGAGGAAGGAGTAATACCGGAAACATTAAATCGGTTTGGAATCCGCAAGCCCAGGAATTTTATATTTGGGCTTTGAAAACAATTTCTCCAAAGACAAAAATCATTCCTACGATCTTTCGATGGGAAAATGATTTTGAAAAAATATCGGATGCGATCGGACTGGGTGGAAATACAAAGATTCGGGATTATCATATCCAACAAATTCTTAAAGAAATCGAAACTTACGATTACGACGGAATCGACATCGATTACGAAGGAATGACCTGTGAAAAAAAAGAAAGTTTTGAAACGTTTCTTACTTTACTTTCCGGAGAATTAAAAAAGAAGAACAAACTTTTATCCGTTGCGATTCATCCGAAAACATTGGCGGAAACTCCGTCAGTTTACGAGTGTAAAGGTTTATCAAAATCGATCGACGTGGATTTTTACGAAGCGTATCGCGGGCAGTTGACTCACGATTACGAATTTCTCGGAAAGATAGCGGATAAGGTCAAGATTATGGCTTACGAACTACATCCCAGAAAGAATAAATTTCCGGGACCGGGTCCTCAGGCGCCCTCTTGGTGGATCGAAAAAATATTGGAATATTCTACGAAACGAATTCCGATTGAAAGATTGTATATGGCAATTCCGACTTACGGATACGATTGGCCTCTTAACTGCGATATTCCTTCGAAGGCGGTGTTTTATTCCCGCGCTCAATTTATCAAGACTCATTGGAATCCGAAGTTTGAGGAGCCGACCGACGTTATGAAGATTTTTAAGGAATCTAAAAAAAACGGGGATTGGATTTTTCTTCGGCCTTATCTTTATAGACACGAAGGACATACTTATGACGACCCCTCTCTTTGGTATACATTAGGCGGTTGTGATCGGGTCGCATTTTACATGAATCGAAGATCCTTTGAAACCAAGATGAATCTTTTGAAAAAGTATAAAATCCGGGGCTTTTCTTTTTGGCAGCTCATTCAGGACAACGATCCGGAGATTCACGAGTATTTGAAAGAAATGTTGAAATCGGAAAATCATGAAGGTGTTCAATCCGCAATAAAACTTAACCGATTTTAA
- a CDS encoding substrate-binding periplasmic protein, with product MFYFFLSKTFWKTSVFVILIGVVFLFWESENFSLGAQSDSLRFYQSSRLKEILEKGELKVAGNKGDEPFYIENAKEGYPGFDYELGKAYADFLGVKYTFVSYPEFNEFADAIKKKEADIALSGISSNLERSQRVRFSVAYLVSTPAALIRKTALPPPPEGNIITTQSFRSLLDLQYVSGITFAVRSFSNRHEYLQKKFKNNRIFTYGDTPSAWEAVKNGTANCLVADSFYIKGILQKDQSVASNFRPLLELVQREDISAAFPLGDPVFIRNFEFFVSELNRSGVLRDLEDKYFNKSDWVP from the coding sequence ATGTTTTATTTCTTTCTCTCAAAAACGTTTTGGAAAACATCGGTTTTTGTGATTCTGATAGGAGTCGTTTTCCTCTTTTGGGAAAGCGAGAATTTCTCGCTTGGAGCTCAATCTGATTCTTTGCGATTTTATCAGTCTTCTCGATTGAAAGAAATTTTGGAAAAAGGAGAATTGAAAGTTGCGGGTAACAAGGGGGACGAACCCTTTTATATCGAAAACGCAAAGGAAGGCTATCCGGGGTTCGATTACGAACTCGGAAAGGCATATGCGGATTTTTTAGGAGTCAAATATACGTTTGTTTCGTATCCGGAATTCAACGAGTTTGCGGATGCGATCAAAAAGAAGGAAGCGGATATCGCGTTATCCGGAATTTCGAGTAACTTGGAGAGATCCCAAAGGGTACGATTCAGCGTTGCGTATCTTGTTTCTACCCCCGCTGCTTTGATTCGAAAAACCGCTCTTCCTCCTCCTCCTGAAGGAAACATCATCACAACGCAGAGTTTTCGAAGTCTTTTGGATCTTCAATATGTGAGCGGCATCACTTTTGCGGTCCGATCCTTTTCCAATCGTCATGAATATCTTCAGAAAAAATTTAAGAACAATCGGATCTTTACATATGGAGATACACCGTCCGCTTGGGAAGCCGTAAAAAACGGAACCGCAAATTGTCTTGTGGCAGACTCGTTCTACATCAAGGGGATCCTTCAAAAAGATCAATCGGTTGCGTCTAACTTTAGACCGCTTTTGGAACTGGTTCAAAGGGAAGATATTAGCGCCGCCTTTCCATTAGGTGATCCTGTATTTATTCGAAATTTTGAATTCTTTGTTTCGGAACTGAACCGATCCGGAGTTTTGAGGGACTTGGAAGACAAATATTTTAACAAATCGGATTGGGTTCCTTAG
- a CDS encoding acetoacetate--CoA ligase produces MQQELWAPSSDRIESSNLYRYQSFLKEKKNLSFSNFEELRVWSVKEIGAFWESIWEFSGVIHSQKYAAPFQKADRFTDSRFFPGAKLNFAENLLKRKDSFPALIYRGEDGARREVSYAELRSYVGALAKDLKKRGVVPGDRIAGLMPNVPETVIAMLAATSIGAVWSSCSPDFGAKGVLDRFGQIAPKILFTTDRYSFKGKDLSLAENLNQILNKIPSLEAVIVSDYKNGIDHLKNKTQTILPEEYPRKNIQLFESILSENLGAEPEFYQAGLDHPVYIMYSSGTTGLPKCMVQGAGVLLNHWKELVLHSNLKEGECIFYYTTCGWMMWNWLVSSLSVGAAIVLFDGNPFHPGPEILFQIADEEKINVFGVGAKYILTLEKSGFVPKGIDLSSIRTILSTGSPLTASGFQYVYQSWKPDLQLSSISGGTDLNGCFALGNPILPVNAGEIQCRGLGMDVEIWNESGKSVTEEKGELVCKQPFPSMPLYFWKDEDGKKYKSAYFETFDGVWCHGDFAELKKNGGLVVYGRSDATLNPGGVRIGTADLYSLIETFPAIADSVIIGQDWKEDVRIILFLKMAPGKNLDGSLVQILKKEIRDKVSPRHVPSKILAVPDIPYTINMKKVEIAVKRTVQGESVTNKEALSNPECLEYYKNIAELQED; encoded by the coding sequence ATGCAACAAGAGTTATGGGCGCCGTCTTCCGATCGAATCGAATCTTCGAATTTATACCGCTATCAATCGTTTTTAAAAGAAAAAAAGAATCTCAGTTTTTCCAACTTCGAAGAACTCAGGGTCTGGTCTGTAAAAGAGATCGGAGCGTTTTGGGAAAGTATTTGGGAATTCTCCGGGGTGATTCATTCTCAAAAATATGCCGCGCCCTTTCAAAAGGCGGATCGTTTTACGGATTCCCGTTTTTTTCCCGGGGCTAAACTTAATTTTGCGGAGAATCTTTTAAAACGAAAGGATTCTTTTCCCGCGCTGATTTATAGAGGAGAGGACGGAGCCCGCAGAGAAGTAAGTTATGCGGAACTGAGAAGTTACGTAGGAGCTCTGGCAAAGGATCTCAAAAAGAGGGGAGTGGTTCCCGGAGATCGGATCGCGGGTTTGATGCCCAATGTTCCGGAAACCGTTATTGCAATGCTCGCCGCCACTTCGATCGGAGCGGTTTGGAGTTCCTGTTCTCCCGATTTCGGAGCCAAAGGAGTTTTGGATCGATTCGGGCAGATCGCACCGAAGATTTTATTTACCACCGATCGTTATTCGTTTAAGGGAAAGGATCTATCTTTAGCGGAGAATCTGAACCAGATTCTAAATAAAATTCCCTCTTTGGAGGCAGTAATCGTATCCGATTACAAAAACGGAATCGATCATCTAAAAAACAAAACTCAGACCATTCTCCCCGAAGAATATCCGCGAAAGAATATTCAACTATTTGAAAGTATTCTTTCCGAAAACTTAGGTGCGGAGCCTGAATTTTATCAGGCCGGTCTGGATCATCCGGTGTATATTATGTATTCTTCGGGAACGACAGGACTACCGAAATGTATGGTTCAAGGCGCGGGGGTTTTACTCAATCATTGGAAGGAGTTGGTTCTTCATTCCAATCTCAAAGAAGGGGAATGTATTTTTTATTATACTACCTGCGGCTGGATGATGTGGAACTGGCTTGTGAGTTCCCTTTCCGTAGGGGCGGCGATCGTTTTGTTCGACGGAAATCCGTTTCATCCCGGTCCTGAAATTTTGTTTCAAATCGCGGATGAGGAAAAAATCAATGTGTTCGGAGTCGGGGCGAAATACATTCTCACCTTGGAAAAATCCGGATTTGTTCCCAAGGGAATCGACCTTTCTTCGATCAGGACGATTTTATCCACGGGTTCTCCTTTGACCGCGAGCGGTTTTCAGTATGTTTATCAAAGCTGGAAGCCGGACCTACAACTTTCTTCCATTTCCGGAGGAACCGATCTCAACGGATGTTTTGCATTAGGAAATCCGATTCTTCCCGTCAACGCTGGAGAGATTCAGTGCAGGGGGCTCGGAATGGACGTGGAGATTTGGAACGAATCCGGAAAGTCCGTTACCGAAGAAAAGGGAGAACTCGTTTGTAAACAACCGTTTCCATCCATGCCTCTTTATTTTTGGAAAGATGAAGATGGAAAGAAATACAAGTCGGCTTATTTTGAAACCTTTGACGGCGTTTGGTGTCACGGAGATTTTGCTGAACTCAAAAAGAACGGAGGACTTGTCGTCTACGGAAGATCGGACGCGACTCTCAATCCGGGCGGCGTGAGAATTGGAACCGCGGATCTTTACAGTTTGATCGAGACCTTTCCTGCGATTGCCGACTCGGTCATCATCGGTCAGGATTGGAAAGAAGACGTTCGAATCATTCTCTTTTTAAAAATGGCCCCGGGTAAAAATCTGGACGGTTCTCTCGTTCAGATTCTCAAAAAAGAAATCAGAGACAAAGTTTCTCCGAGACACGTACCATCCAAGATTCTTGCGGTGCCCGATATTCCTTATACGATCAATATGAAAAAAGTGGAGATCGCCGTAAAACGAACCGTTCAAGGAGAATCGGTTACGAATAAAGAGGCGCTTAGCAATCCAGAATGTTTAGAATATTATAAAAATATTGCGGAGTTACAGGAAGATTGA
- a CDS encoding MBL fold metallo-hydrolase has protein sequence MLRTRIQKISFISAILSLGMTILILIQTACLRSFGGTPEGKRLEKMQTSKMYQKGKFENIPFVPTILPGSYTQMLRRQFFGGEERVPPSPIPVVYLDPKKLTSPPAPGLRAIWFGHASVLVEIDGIRIFTDPVFSDKVSPFTSIGPERFFPTPIKLEELPFIDAVVISHDHYDHLDMETAKHLSSKGTKFFVPLGIGAHLERWEIPESQIIELDWWEKGKIGAVEIICTPAVHYSGRGLFNRGSTLWSSWSVIGPKNRFFHSGDTGYSNHFTEIGNKLGPFDLTSIKIGAYDVTWEGIHMNPEQAVQAHLDLKAKRMFPIHWGTFNLAIHEWKEPILRTQKAANANRVNLVTPKPGEVVDSKSAPVSKAWWETVK, from the coding sequence ATGTTGAGAACTCGTATTCAGAAAATCTCATTTATTTCCGCAATTCTATCCTTAGGAATGACGATTCTGATTCTCATACAGACCGCTTGTTTGAGATCCTTTGGTGGCACCCCGGAAGGCAAACGACTCGAGAAGATGCAGACTTCCAAAATGTATCAGAAAGGAAAGTTCGAGAACATCCCGTTTGTTCCAACGATCCTTCCCGGAAGTTATACTCAGATGCTTCGTAGACAATTCTTTGGAGGAGAGGAAAGAGTTCCCCCTTCTCCAATCCCTGTTGTATATCTTGATCCGAAAAAACTAACTTCTCCGCCTGCTCCGGGACTTCGCGCGATCTGGTTTGGGCACGCATCGGTTCTTGTCGAAATCGACGGGATTCGAATTTTTACAGATCCGGTGTTTTCGGATAAGGTTTCTCCGTTTACAAGCATCGGTCCCGAACGTTTTTTTCCGACTCCGATCAAACTCGAAGAACTTCCTTTTATAGACGCAGTTGTGATCTCTCACGATCACTACGATCATCTGGATATGGAGACCGCAAAACATCTCTCTTCCAAAGGAACCAAGTTTTTTGTTCCTTTGGGAATCGGAGCGCATCTGGAACGTTGGGAAATTCCCGAATCTCAAATTATAGAATTGGATTGGTGGGAAAAAGGAAAGATCGGCGCCGTAGAGATCATCTGCACTCCTGCGGTTCACTATTCGGGCCGGGGTTTATTCAATCGGGGCTCCACCCTCTGGTCTTCGTGGAGTGTAATCGGACCTAAAAATCGATTCTTTCACAGCGGAGATACCGGATATTCCAATCATTTTACAGAAATCGGAAACAAACTCGGCCCCTTTGATCTGACCTCGATCAAGATCGGTGCCTACGATGTTACCTGGGAAGGAATTCATATGAATCCGGAACAGGCCGTCCAAGCGCATCTGGATCTAAAAGCAAAAAGAATGTTTCCGATCCACTGGGGAACGTTCAATCTCGCGATTCACGAGTGGAAGGAACCAATTTTAAGAACTCAAAAAGCCGCAAACGCAAACAGGGTGAATCTCGTGACTCCCAAACCAGGAGAAGTTGTGGATTCAAAATCTGCGCCTGTTTCGAAAGCTTGGTGGGAAACCGTGAAATAG